From Canis lupus baileyi chromosome 16, mCanLup2.hap1, whole genome shotgun sequence:
GAGATGGATGGCTGTAGTCAGAGGAAGCAACTCTGAATCATAGAAGCTGAAGTTTTTCCAGCGCTGAAAGCTACAAGCGTGCTCCCATGGGTACTGCAGGAGAACAGGGAATGGTGAGGTCGAAAGACTTAGCAATTGAGAAGACTGGGGAATGATGAGGTGTTTGTTAAATGCAACTGACAACGAACGTTAGTATTAAAAAGCTGAGCAGAGTGGAAACAAGCCTCAGCAGTTCTGCCAAAGTGTGCCGCTTTGGGGAAGTCACTGCCCTTCTCTAGAGCTGCACGAGAAGACTTTTCGGGGTTCTACACGGTAAGGATTTTTAGGATAATGGCAAACGACTGGCAGACCAGCAAGATCCCTCACGTCGTTGGGCCTCCCCTCTCCGAGGAGGCATCCGGAACCTTTCTGCTGTGCTTTTTGCCCGGACGTGCAGAAGCGGAGGCCGGAAGTCCTTTGCCCGGAGGTTCCGAGTTTCCTGGGCTACTACAATGGCGATGAGTTTCGAGTGGCCGTGGCAGTATCGCTTCCCGCCCTTCTTTACGTGAGGCTCAGACCCCGAGAAGCCCCGCTgtgtctccctcccctgccccggaCCCCGGGCTCAGCCCTGATGCCTcaaatggggagggggagaaaggacCCGGTGGCCACCACCCTCAGTCCCCCACTTTGTTCCCCAGACGCGCCTCCGGCAAGcgctgcctctcgctctctcacgCCCTCTAATTCTGCGCCCCACCCCCTTCACCCGGCAGGTTGCAGCCGAACGTGGACACCCGGCAGAAGCAGCTGGCCGCCTGGTGCTCGCTGGTCCTGTCCTTCTGCCGCCTGCACAAACAGTCCAGCATGACGGTGATGGAAGCTCAGGAGAGCCCGCTCTTCAACAACGTGAAGCTACAGCGTATCCTCCCTCAGGCTCTTCCACAGCCCACACACATGCACTTCCACGCTTTCCCACATGCCCAGACttcacacacccccacccctaccccccagccCCGTCACCCACCGTAGGCAGGTTCTCACCCAAACTGGCCTTGGGAAAGAGCCAGTATGTGTTAGCTGACTTCCATTTTATACCCAACCCCCAACGCAAATGCAGCCTCAAACCCTCTTGCCTTAGGCAGTGAGGAGGACCCAGGTGTCATTCGGGTCTTAGAATCTCTGCCCGGAAACCGCCAAATCCCAGGCTTTTCAACCCAAATCCTTTTGACTCTGTATCTCCGGTCCTTTTCTGAGTGAAGCTCAAACTCTGGAACTCCCTTTAGTAATTTTCTCCACCTACTCTCTTTCTCCCAGGAAGTAAAGGTCATTTGTTTTTGCTGCCTGATTCATACCTAAAATATCTGTGGAGAAAAtctgaaggaaggagagagggcagagggtgacagatggtagtaCCATTCATTTCTTAAGCTCTTCCCTTTAATTGGACTAGTTTCTCTTTACCTTCCTCTCCCCGCCAAAATCCATGAAATGCCAATGTATAGACTGTTGGGGAATTGCACATATATGtgtgggagggagaagaaggggacAGGTAGCTCTCAACATGACAGTGGCCCTGAGAATTTTTATCCCACCCAAATCATTCCATCAATGCCCTTCCCTTAACTTTAAACCAGGGAAGCTCCCTGTGGAATCAATCCAGGTTGTATTAGAGGAACTGAGGAAGAAAGGTGGGTTCAGGTCctcagatttccttatttttcctcctaCTTGGGCTTTCTGGAGGGCAGATTGGCataaatgtttgggttttttgtttgttttgttttgtttaagatttcatttttaagtaatctgcatacccactgtggggctggaacccacaaccttgagatcagtAATTACCCACTCCACCACCTATGCCAGCCAGGTGCTCTATAAGTCTTTGCTTTTAACACCTTTTTTCTCTCCCCTGACTTGGAGCCTATACTGTTCTGTACAGTAAATAGTCCAATTCCCTGGGTCCTTTCTccctattggtttttttttttttttttaaggttttatttattttttcatgagagagagaaaggcacagacacaggcagagggagaagcaggctccatgcagggagcctgacatgggactcgatcccaggtctccaggatcacaccctgcaccgaaggcaggcgctaaactgctgagccacctggggttgCCCCTTATTGGTATTCAACACTGAAATCTCTCCATCTGTGTTCTGAGACCTggagagaggtagaaggagaaacGGTGCCTTGCAGATAGTAATAAAACAGATCTTGAATTGCACTTCCTGAAAGCTGAGTCTCTTCCACTCTGTTCTACCTTGGTTTTGCCTTCTGTCCCTTCTTAGCATAAGATGTTTTCATAAGTATCTGTTTTGCAGGGAACCTGGAGTGGTTGGATAAGAACAAGTCTAGCTTCCTGATCATGTGGCGAAGGCCAGAAGAATGGGGGAAACTCATCTATCAGTGGGTGAGACTATTCTGCCGCAGTGACCATGGCAAAGGGGAATCATATCTGTGTTCAGCAGACACCCAGCATTCCTAGGTCCAGACAGAGCaaagtgggaaggggcagaaggaagaagTATAGGCCTTCCAGGCAAGCCTCAGTGACTCAGTTCCCTGGCTGTATAGAATTTCCCTACCTTTGACTGTGGGAGGCCAGAGGCTATATGAGGCCATGTTTGGAGATTGCAGTGCTGGGAACCAGGAGTACTATTGTTGGCTGGAGTCTCTGGCCACAGAAGATaaatgaggaaaggaagaaaaaaaaaaaaaaaaaaaggctggggcCCTCCCCATCTGCACCCTTTGGGGCTGTCCACAATATGAATGTGACATTCTGAACCAGAGTGGGTGTGGGGACAAACTCTTTCCCCCACATTCCTAGCTACCACCAGCCCTAAACTCccaagggagagaagaggggaagaagcaTCAACAACCCAAATATAACAAATACATGCCACCTATTCCTGAACAGGAAAACAGAATGAGAGGTCACTCCTCAGACATGTGAAGGCCTGTGGTTTAGTGGTTccgtatgtgtgtgtacacatataaatatagtaCCTGTATGGCTTGTGGTTTTTAGGCCACTCCTGCTGAGGTGACAGTGAGCCCTGGTTTGGGAATAGGTACCATTCCTGGGTCAGGTAGGTGGAGCTGGTGAGCTCAACTTCTCCCAGGAGATACCTGGTCCTTATTCAATCCCTGATTTCTGTGTCCATAGGTTTCTAGGAGTGGCCAGAACAACTCCGTGTTCACCCTGTATGAACTGACCAATGGCGAAGACACAGAGGATGAGGGTaatgcttttccctttccccccaGTTTTGTCATCTGAATCCTCTCCAGTCCTTGTTTAATTGGCATTCAGacttcccatctctgcctctgaatTCCAAATACTACATGACACAAGGGCTCTTAACCCATATGCAAGGTTTCTGTAAACCACCTGTATTTACATGCAAGAATACCCCCATATTTTGTGTGTGGGGATATGTACATTTTCCTAGGGATAGAGTccatattaaaagattttttttttaatttttatttatttatgatagtcacacagagagagagagagagagagagagagaggcagagacacaggcagagggaggagcaggctccatgcaccgggagcccgatgtgggattcgatcctgggtctccaggatcgcgccctgggccaaaggcaggcgctaaaccgctgcgccacccagggatcccaatattaaaagatttttaagagcATCTGTGACCCATGAAAAATCAAGAATTATGGTGTAGATGCTGAATGAGGAACCAGAGAAGGAGATTAAGCCTAAAATCTCATTCCTTGCTGACACAGGCTTTCTTTCACCCTGTATACTTATAGAGGGCTCAAGATTTGTGGGCGTCAGCTGAAAGGATTGGGCca
This genomic window contains:
- the VPS25 gene encoding vacuolar protein-sorting-associated protein 25 encodes the protein MAMSFEWPWQYRFPPFFTLQPNVDTRQKQLAAWCSLVLSFCRLHKQSSMTVMEAQESPLFNNVKLQRKLPVESIQVVLEELRKKGNLEWLDKNKSSFLIMWRRPEEWGKLIYQWVSRSGQNNSVFTLYELTNGEDTEDEEFHGLDEATLLRALQALQQEHKAEIITVSDGRGVKFF